The following proteins are encoded in a genomic region of Ailuropoda melanoleuca isolate Jingjing chromosome 10, ASM200744v2, whole genome shotgun sequence:
- the METTL27 gene encoding LOW QUALITY PROTEIN: methyltransferase-like protein 27 (The sequence of the model RefSeq protein was modified relative to this genomic sequence to represent the inferred CDS: inserted 2 bases in 1 codon) translates to MAQEEGGSLSEARARVGALHGITDLGHKLHFYKRWAPDYDQDVAALQYRAPRLAVDCLTQALPGPPHAALILDVACGTGLVAAELQARGFLQLHGVDGSPEMLEQARARGLYQHLSLCILGQEPLPSSEGTFDAVLIVGALSDGQVPCSAIGELLRVTKPGGLVCLTTRTNPSNLHYKEALEATLEGLERAGVWQRLVAWPXWTGGNWPPPSLRWGLELLTMMASSPASSTCTESRSWPKVEGVRPSPQPPADL, encoded by the exons ATGGCTCAGGAGGAGGGCGGGAGCCTGTCCGAGGCGCGGGCCCGGGTGGGGGCCTTACACGGCATCACCGACCTGGGCCACAAGCTGCACTTCTATAAGCGCTGGGCTCCAGACTATGACCAG GACGTGGCCGCCCTGCAATACCGTGCCCCGCGCCTCGCAGTGGACTGCCTTACCCAAGCCCTTCCAGGCCCACCTCATGCCGCCCTGATCCTGGATGTGGCCTGTGGCACCGGCCTGGTGGCTGCCGAG CTGCAGGCTCGGGGCTTCCTCCAGCTGCACGGAGTGGACGGGAGCCCAGAGATGTTGGAACAAGCCCGAGCCCGTGGCCTCTACCAGCACCTCAGCCTCTGCATCCTGGGCCAGGAGCCTCTGCCCAGTTCTGAAG GGACGTTCGATGCAGTGCTGATAGTGGGTGCCCTCAGTGACGGCCAGGTGCCCTGCAGTGCCATAGGCGAGCTTCTGCGAGTCACCAAGCCAG GGGGGCTGGTGTGTCTGACCACCAGGACCAACCCATCCAACCTGCACTACAAGGAGGCCCTAGAGGCCACACTTGAGGGGCTGGAGCGGGCCGGGGTGTGGCAACGTCTCGTGGCCTGGCC GTGGACCGGTGGGAACTGGCCACCTCCGAGCTTGAGGTGGGGCCTGGAACTTCTGACAATGATGGCTTCATCTCCGGCATCGTCTACCTGTACCGAAAGCAGGAGCTGGCCCAAGGTGGAGGGAGTGAGGCCCAGTCCTCAGCCCCCCGCTGACCTCTGA
- the CLDN4 gene encoding claudin-4, which translates to MASMGLQVMGIALAVLGWLGAILSCALPMWRVTAFIGSNIVTSQTIWEGLWMNCVVQSTGQMQCKVYDSMLALPQDLQAARALMVICIIVAVLGVLLSVVGGKCTNCVEDESAKAKTMIVAGVVFLLAGLLVMVPVSWTANTIIRDFYNPLVASGQKREMGASLYIGWAASGLLLLGGALLCCNCPPRTDKPYSAKYSAARSAPASNYV; encoded by the coding sequence ATGGCCTCCATGGGGCTGCAGGTGATGGGGATCGCGCTGGCCGTGCTGGGCTGGCTGGGCGCCATCCTGAGCTGCGCGCTGCCCATGTGGCGCGTGACGGCCTTCATCGGCAGCAACATCGTCACGTCCCAGACCATCTGGGAGGGCCTGTGGATGAACTGCGTGGTGCAGAGCACCGGCCAGATGCAGTGCAAGGTGTACGACTCAATGCTGGCCCTGCCGCAGGACCTGCAGGCGGCCCGGGCCCTCATGGTCATCTGCATCATCGTGGCTGTGCTGGGCGTGCTGCTGTCCGTGGTGGGTGGCAAGTGCACCAACTGCGTGGAGGACGAGAGCGCCAAGGCCAAGACCATGATTGTGGCGGGCGTGGTGTTCCTGCTGGCCGGCCTGCTGGTCATGGTGCCGGTGTCCTGGACGGCCAACACCATCATCCGGGACTTCTACAACCCGCTGGTGGCCTCTGGCCAGAAGCGGGAGATGGGCGCCTCTCTCTACATCGGCTGGGCCGCCTCAGGCCTGCTGCTGCTCGGGGGGGCCCTTCTCTGCTGCAACTGCCCACCCCGCACCGACAAGCCCTACTCGGCGAAGTACTCGGCCGCCCGCTCCGCCCCAGCCAGCAACTACGTGTAA